Proteins encoded in a region of the Streptomyces violaceoruber genome:
- the manD gene encoding D-mannonate dehydratase ManD — MKITAADVVVTSPGRNFVTLRITTEDGLTGLGDATLNGRELAVEAYLREHVAPLLLGRDAHAVEDTWQYLYRGAYWRRGPVTMAAVAAVDMALWDIKGKAAGMPVYQLLGGACRTGALAYGHASGRDIPELLDSVREHLADGFRAVRIQSGIPGLDSVYGVAASAAGDGDRYDYEPARRTGAAHPRPTEETWDTRAYLRHMPTVFEAVRHTFGPELPLLHDGHHRMTPIQAARLGKDLEPYDLFWLEDATPGEDQGALRLIREHTTTPLAIGEVFNSVHDYTTLLQERLIDYVRSAVTHTGGITAVRKLLDMAAVYGIKSGMHGPTDISPVGMAAALHLDLAVHNFGIQEYMRHAPDTLEVFRTSYRFEDGLLHPGEAPGLGVELDDGAAARFPYEPAYLPVNRLSDGTVHDW, encoded by the coding sequence GTGAAGATCACCGCCGCCGACGTCGTCGTCACCAGCCCGGGACGCAACTTCGTCACCCTGCGCATCACCACCGAGGACGGGCTCACCGGCCTCGGCGACGCCACCCTCAACGGGCGCGAACTGGCCGTCGAGGCCTACCTGCGCGAGCATGTGGCCCCGCTGCTGCTCGGGCGGGACGCGCACGCCGTCGAGGACACCTGGCAGTACCTGTACCGGGGCGCCTACTGGCGCCGGGGTCCGGTCACCATGGCGGCCGTCGCCGCCGTGGACATGGCGCTGTGGGACATCAAGGGCAAGGCGGCGGGCATGCCGGTGTACCAACTCCTCGGCGGCGCCTGCCGCACGGGCGCCCTGGCCTACGGCCACGCCTCGGGCCGGGACATACCCGAACTGCTCGACTCGGTGCGCGAACACCTGGCGGACGGCTTCCGGGCCGTCCGCATCCAGAGCGGCATCCCCGGTCTGGACTCCGTGTACGGCGTCGCCGCCTCCGCCGCCGGCGACGGGGACCGCTACGACTACGAACCCGCCCGCCGCACCGGCGCCGCGCACCCGCGCCCCACCGAGGAGACCTGGGACACCCGCGCCTACCTGCGCCACATGCCCACGGTCTTCGAAGCGGTACGGCACACCTTCGGCCCCGAACTCCCCCTGCTGCACGACGGACACCACCGCATGACGCCCATCCAGGCGGCGCGGCTCGGCAAGGACCTCGAACCCTACGACCTCTTCTGGCTGGAGGACGCGACCCCGGGCGAGGACCAGGGGGCACTGCGGCTGATCCGGGAGCACACCACCACGCCGCTGGCCATCGGGGAGGTCTTCAACTCCGTCCACGACTACACCACGCTGCTCCAGGAACGGCTGATCGACTACGTCCGCTCGGCGGTGACCCACACCGGCGGCATCACCGCCGTACGCAAACTGCTCGACATGGCCGCCGTGTACGGCATCAAATCCGGTATGCACGGTCCGACCGACATCTCGCCCGTGGGCATGGCGGCCGCCCTCCACCTCGACCTCGCCGTGCACAACTTCGGCATCCAGGAGTACATGCGCCACGCCCCGGACACCCTTGAGGTGTTCCGCACCTCCTACCGCTTCGAGGACGGCCTCCTGCACCCCGGCGAGGCCCCCGGCCTCGGCGTCGAACTCGACGACGGGGCCGCGGCCCGCTTCCCCTACGAGCCCGCCTACCTGCCCGTGAACCGCCTCTCGGACGGCACGGTGCACGACTGGTGA
- a CDS encoding PQQ-dependent sugar dehydrogenase codes for MNTRTRMSAIVATLGLVGSLALATASADESRTSGSAAQIALTEVARAQNPTAGAAGPQDTVWIAERAGTVRVLGDDGLGEPVLDISDETTTDGERGLLGLAFDERFAHLYLSYTDLEGTSTVDEFAVQDGTVREDTRRTVLTQEQPESNHNGGAITFGPDGYLYIALGDGGGGGDPQGNGQKLDTLLGKLLRIDPQGGDPYAIPEDNPFADDPDARGEIWSYGLRNPWRFSFDAGSGDLLIGDVGQSDWEEIDWAPASSPGGENYGWSQMEGTHPFRGGTEPANHVPPIHEYDRTGLGCSVTGGYVYRGEAVPGLAGQYVYSDYCDGTLRSLEIEDGRVTGEHDLGVNGGEVVSFAQDGDGELYVLAIGGTVSRVDPA; via the coding sequence GTGAACACGCGCACCAGAATGTCGGCGATCGTCGCAACACTCGGTCTCGTAGGATCCCTGGCCCTGGCCACGGCGTCCGCCGACGAGTCCCGCACATCCGGATCCGCGGCGCAGATCGCGCTGACCGAGGTGGCCCGGGCCCAGAACCCGACGGCCGGTGCCGCGGGCCCGCAGGACACGGTCTGGATCGCCGAACGCGCCGGCACCGTCCGGGTCCTCGGCGACGACGGACTCGGCGAACCCGTGCTCGACATCTCCGACGAGACCACCACCGACGGCGAACGCGGCCTCCTCGGCCTGGCCTTCGACGAGCGGTTCGCGCACCTTTACCTCTCCTACACCGACCTCGAGGGCACCTCCACCGTCGACGAGTTCGCCGTCCAGGACGGCACGGTCCGGGAGGACACCCGGCGCACCGTCCTGACCCAGGAGCAGCCCGAGTCCAACCACAACGGCGGCGCCATCACCTTCGGCCCCGACGGCTACCTCTACATCGCGCTCGGCGACGGAGGGGGCGGCGGCGACCCCCAGGGCAACGGCCAGAAGCTCGACACCCTGCTGGGCAAACTGCTGCGGATCGACCCGCAGGGCGGCGACCCGTACGCGATCCCGGAGGACAACCCCTTCGCCGACGACCCGGACGCCAGGGGCGAGATCTGGTCGTACGGGCTGCGCAACCCCTGGCGGTTCTCCTTCGACGCCGGCTCGGGCGACCTGCTCATCGGCGACGTCGGCCAGAGCGACTGGGAGGAGATCGACTGGGCGCCCGCGAGCAGCCCGGGCGGCGAGAACTACGGCTGGTCGCAGATGGAGGGCACACACCCCTTCCGCGGCGGCACCGAGCCCGCGAACCACGTTCCGCCGATCCACGAGTACGACCGCACCGGCCTCGGCTGCTCCGTCACCGGCGGCTACGTCTACCGCGGTGAGGCGGTCCCCGGGCTCGCGGGACAGTACGTCTACAGCGACTACTGCGACGGCACCCTGCGCTCCCTGGAGATCGAGGACGGCCGGGTGACCGGCGAGCACGACCTCGGGGTGAACGGCGGCGAGGTCGTGTCCTTCGCCCAGGACGGCGACGGGGAGCTCTACGTCCTCGCCATCGGGGGTACGGTTTCCCGCGTCGACCCGGCGTGA
- a CDS encoding dihydrofolate reductase family protein, whose protein sequence is MASLMVDFIISLDGYAAADGWPGFWGMEGPEYLAWLDGDAEKQHTSLMGATTYRLMSGFAREMPDDPGFEGITAMPKVVFSSTLRTPLSWDNTELVPGDPVPAVRDMKRHGTRPLRTLGSLTLCRSLLRAGLVDRFRVVVFPVITGATGRERIFDQYPDVTLDLVGSRTFDGRLQLLEYVPTVLDGPPGADQK, encoded by the coding sequence ATGGCAAGTCTCATGGTCGACTTCATCATCTCGCTCGACGGATACGCGGCCGCGGACGGCTGGCCCGGCTTCTGGGGCATGGAGGGCCCCGAGTACCTCGCCTGGCTCGACGGGGACGCCGAGAAGCAGCACACGAGCCTCATGGGGGCCACGACGTACCGGCTGATGTCCGGCTTCGCCCGCGAGATGCCCGACGATCCCGGCTTCGAGGGGATCACCGCGATGCCCAAGGTGGTGTTCTCCTCGACCCTCCGGACCCCGCTGTCCTGGGACAACACGGAACTGGTCCCGGGGGACCCGGTCCCGGCCGTGCGGGACATGAAACGGCACGGGACGCGGCCCCTGCGCACCCTGGGAAGCCTCACCCTGTGCCGCTCGCTGCTCCGGGCCGGTCTGGTCGACCGCTTCCGGGTGGTCGTCTTCCCGGTCATCACCGGGGCGACGGGCAGGGAAAGGATCTTCGACCAGTACCCGGACGTCACCCTCGACCTCGTCGGGAGCCGCACCTTCGACGGCCGGCTCCAGCTGCTGGAGTACGTTCCCACGGTCCTGGACGGACCGCCCGGGGCCGACCAGAAGTAG
- a CDS encoding FAD-dependent monooxygenase, whose amino-acid sequence MNSAQFTAEPSSEATAGHDFDVIVSGCGPTGAMLAAELRLHDVRVLVLEKETEPASFVRIVALHMRSLELMAMRGLLDRLLRHGRKRPVGGVFAAIPKPAPEDLDSEYAYLLGIPQPVVVRILEEHAVGLGARVLHGGAVAGFEQDGEGVTVELADGQRLRSRYLVGCDGGRSTVRKLLGVPFPGEPSRNETLMGEMEVGVPPEEVSAGVARVRETRQRFWLRPFGAGVYSVVVPAAEVGDRAQPPTLEDFRRQLRAVAGTDFGVHSPRWLSSFGDATRLAERYRVGRVLLAGDAAHIHPPTGGQGLNLGLQDAFNLGWKLAARIRGWAPDTLLDTYQAERRPVAEDVLDNTRAQMELHSTEPGARAVRRLLTELMDFDEVNRRLIEKVTATGIRYDFGAGPDLLGSRMRDIGVAQGNLYGLLRRGRGLLLDRTGRLTAGGRSDRVDRLADPTAELDVPCVLLRPDGHVAWIGDDQRDLDEHLSRWFGEPTG is encoded by the coding sequence ATGAACTCTGCGCAGTTCACCGCCGAGCCGTCGTCCGAGGCCACGGCCGGGCACGACTTCGACGTGATCGTCTCCGGCTGCGGGCCCACCGGCGCGATGCTGGCCGCCGAGCTGCGGCTGCACGATGTGCGGGTACTCGTTCTGGAGAAGGAGACCGAGCCCGCGTCGTTCGTCCGGATCGTCGCCCTGCACATGCGCAGCCTCGAGCTGATGGCCATGCGCGGACTGCTGGACCGCCTCCTGCGGCACGGCAGGAAGCGCCCGGTCGGCGGAGTCTTCGCCGCCATCCCCAAGCCCGCGCCCGAGGACCTGGATTCCGAGTACGCCTATCTGCTGGGCATCCCGCAGCCGGTCGTCGTCCGGATCCTCGAGGAACACGCGGTCGGCCTGGGCGCGCGGGTCCTGCACGGGGGCGCGGTCGCCGGTTTCGAGCAGGACGGCGAGGGGGTGACCGTGGAGTTGGCCGACGGGCAACGGCTGCGTTCGCGCTATCTCGTCGGCTGCGACGGCGGCCGCAGCACGGTGCGCAAACTGCTGGGCGTCCCCTTTCCCGGGGAGCCGTCGCGGAACGAGACGCTGATGGGCGAGATGGAAGTGGGGGTGCCCCCGGAGGAGGTCTCCGCCGGGGTGGCCCGGGTCCGTGAGACCCGGCAGCGGTTCTGGCTGCGGCCCTTCGGCGCGGGGGTCTACAGCGTCGTGGTCCCCGCCGCGGAAGTCGGTGACCGCGCACAACCGCCCACCCTGGAGGACTTCCGGCGGCAGTTGCGCGCTGTCGCCGGAACCGACTTCGGCGTGCACTCGCCGCGCTGGCTGTCCAGTTTCGGGGATGCCACCCGGCTGGCCGAGCGCTACCGGGTCGGGCGGGTGCTGCTGGCCGGGGACGCGGCACACATCCATCCGCCCACCGGCGGGCAGGGGCTCAACCTGGGCCTCCAGGACGCGTTCAACCTCGGCTGGAAGCTGGCCGCGCGGATCCGCGGCTGGGCGCCGGACACACTGCTGGACACCTACCAGGCCGAGCGCCGTCCGGTCGCCGAGGACGTACTGGACAACACCCGCGCCCAGATGGAACTGCACTCCACCGAACCGGGCGCGCGGGCCGTGCGCCGGCTGCTCACCGAACTGATGGACTTCGACGAGGTGAACCGCCGGCTCATCGAGAAGGTCACCGCGACCGGCATCCGCTACGACTTCGGTGCGGGCCCCGACCTGCTCGGCAGCCGGATGCGGGACATCGGCGTCGCGCAGGGCAACCTCTACGGTCTGCTGCGTCGCGGACGCGGCCTGCTGCTGGACCGCACCGGACGCCTGACGGCCGGCGGCCGGTCGGACCGGGTCGATCGGCTCGCGGACCCCACCGCGGAGCTGGACGTACCGTGCGTCCTGCTGCGCCCGGACGGCCACGTCGCCTGGATCGGCGACGACCAGCGTGACCTGGACGAGCACCTCTCCCGCTGGTTCGGCGAGCCCACCGGCTGA
- a CDS encoding FAD-dependent oxidoreductase, which translates to MRQRIAVVGGGPAGLAFARVMHRHDRSVTVLERDPAPDARPPGGTLDLHEGLGRLAMDKAGLSAEFEALSRPEGQAMRILDTDGTVLRDWRPDPAERANPEIDRGQLRDLLLGPLDVRWGQGVTKVVPGGRDGVLVHFEGGRQEAFDLVVGADGAWSRTRPAVSPVTPHYTGVTSVETSLDDVDTRHPDLARLVGDGSVAVYGVNRAVVAQRNSGGHVKVHAQFRAPLDWHAHLDLGDAEAVRSRLLTLFDGWTAPVLDLLRHGTGFVHRPLHVLPVSHTWTHVPGVTLLGDAAHLMPPLGAGANLALLEGAELAESLADGSADPDDAVRAFEERMWARAGRWAKITAAGLERLVSPDPAAALAVFDQVQPSR; encoded by the coding sequence ATGAGACAACGTATCGCCGTGGTGGGCGGCGGCCCCGCAGGACTTGCCTTCGCCCGTGTCATGCACCGCCACGACCGCTCCGTCACCGTCCTCGAACGCGATCCCGCCCCCGACGCCCGCCCCCCGGGCGGCACCCTGGACCTGCACGAAGGGCTGGGCCGGCTCGCCATGGACAAGGCGGGGCTGTCGGCGGAGTTCGAGGCGCTGTCCCGGCCCGAGGGCCAGGCCATGCGCATCCTGGACACGGACGGGACCGTGCTGCGCGACTGGCGTCCGGATCCGGCGGAGCGGGCCAATCCGGAGATCGACCGCGGGCAACTCCGCGACCTGCTGCTCGGCCCGCTCGACGTCCGGTGGGGCCAGGGCGTGACGAAGGTGGTGCCGGGCGGCCGGGACGGCGTCCTGGTCCATTTCGAGGGCGGGCGGCAGGAGGCGTTCGACCTGGTGGTCGGCGCGGACGGCGCCTGGTCCCGCACCCGCCCGGCGGTCTCCCCGGTGACGCCGCACTACACCGGCGTCACCTCGGTCGAGACCTCACTGGACGACGTCGACACCCGGCACCCCGACCTCGCCCGGCTGGTCGGCGACGGCTCGGTGGCCGTGTACGGCGTGAACCGGGCCGTCGTCGCCCAGCGCAACAGCGGCGGCCACGTCAAGGTGCACGCCCAGTTCCGCGCGCCGCTGGACTGGCACGCGCACCTCGACCTCGGGGACGCGGAGGCCGTGCGGTCGCGTCTGCTGACCCTGTTCGACGGCTGGACCGCTCCCGTCCTCGACCTCCTCCGCCACGGCACCGGGTTCGTCCACCGACCTCTGCACGTCCTGCCCGTGTCCCACACCTGGACCCACGTCCCCGGAGTGACGCTCCTGGGCGACGCCGCCCATCTGATGCCTCCCCTGGGGGCGGGCGCCAACCTCGCGCTGCTGGAAGGCGCCGAACTCGCCGAGTCCCTCGCCGACGGCTCCGCGGATCCGGACGACGCCGTCCGCGCCTTCGAGGAACGGATGTGGGCACGGGCAGGACGGTGGGCGAAGATCACGGCGGCGGGTCTGGAACGCCTCGTGAGCCCGGATCCCGCCGCGGCCCTTGCCGTCTTCGACCAGGTCCAGCCGTCCCGGTGA
- a CDS encoding TetR/AcrR family transcriptional regulator → MTVWDRPEPPHRPVPLDRERIVAAAVALADEGGLTAVSVRKVAARLDAGPMRLYGFISTKDELFDLMVDAVYAEILPEERAGDWREALRVLAHRTRQAALRHPWLADLLGGRPALGPNGLAVAEATLAALDGLADVDTVMRAVETVSSYFTGAVRREIADLRAERATGLSKPEWQREHGPHLTRMLATGRYPALAKAVHDGTHVDAEESFATGLDWVLDAVAVRLARPPGS, encoded by the coding sequence ATGACTGTCTGGGACCGGCCGGAGCCGCCGCACCGCCCCGTGCCGCTCGATCGCGAGCGGATCGTCGCCGCCGCGGTCGCGCTCGCCGACGAGGGCGGCCTGACGGCGGTGTCCGTGCGCAAGGTGGCGGCCCGGCTGGACGCCGGGCCGATGCGGCTGTACGGATTCATCTCCACCAAGGACGAGCTGTTCGACCTCATGGTGGACGCGGTGTACGCCGAGATCCTCCCCGAGGAACGGGCCGGTGACTGGCGAGAGGCACTGCGCGTCCTGGCCCACCGGACCCGGCAGGCCGCTCTGCGGCACCCGTGGCTGGCCGACCTGCTCGGCGGCCGTCCGGCCCTGGGGCCCAACGGTCTCGCCGTGGCCGAGGCGACCCTGGCCGCACTCGACGGCCTGGCCGACGTCGACACCGTCATGCGCGCCGTGGAGACGGTCAGTTCCTACTTCACCGGAGCCGTCCGGCGCGAGATCGCGGACTTGCGGGCGGAGCGCGCCACGGGCCTGTCCAAGCCCGAGTGGCAGCGCGAGCACGGCCCGCACCTGACCCGGATGCTGGCCACGGGCCGCTACCCGGCGCTGGCCAAGGCCGTGCACGACGGCACGCACGTGGATGCCGAGGAGTCCTTCGCGACCGGCCTTGACTGGGTCCTCGACGCCGTGGCCGTCAGACTCGCCCGGCCACCGGGGAGTTGA
- a CDS encoding Re/Si-specific NAD(P)(+) transhydrogenase subunit alpha, producing MTGHQSAHRPPRRVGVVAESLPGETRVAATPSTVRLLLGLGYEVVVESGAGAASGFGDEAYAEAGAGVGEAWAADVVLKVNAPTADETAALREGTTLVALLAPAQRPELLEALSARGVTALALDAVPRISRAQSMDVLSSMANIAGYRAVIEAAHVFGRFFTGQVTAAGKVPPAKVLVAGAGVAGLAAVGAASSLGAIVRATDPRPEVADQVRSLGGEYLAVDVAQEESADGYAKATSADYDRAAARLYHEQARDVDVVITTALIPGRPAPRLLTAADVAAMRPGSVVVDMAAAQGGNVEGTVAGRTVVTGNGVTVIGYTDLAARLPAQASQLFGTNLVNLLRLLTPGKDGRIVIDFDDVVQRTVTVVRAGTVTWPPPPVAVSAAPPATAPPATSPAAPVGGRLRRLTPAGRFGLIGLGMLATFLLVAFAPAQLAQNFTVFALAVVIGYYVIGKVHHSLHTPLMSVTNAISGIVVIGALVQIGHESTLVTVLSFVAILLTSVNIFGGFAVTRRMLSMFSRGESR from the coding sequence ATGACTGGACACCAATCCGCTCACCGCCCGCCTCGGCGCGTCGGCGTCGTCGCCGAGTCCCTGCCCGGGGAGACGCGCGTCGCCGCGACGCCTTCGACGGTTCGTCTGCTCCTCGGCCTCGGTTACGAGGTCGTCGTCGAGTCGGGAGCCGGCGCGGCCTCCGGTTTCGGCGACGAGGCCTACGCCGAGGCGGGGGCGGGCGTCGGCGAGGCCTGGGCCGCGGACGTCGTACTCAAGGTCAACGCGCCGACCGCCGACGAGACCGCCGCACTGCGCGAAGGCACGACGCTGGTGGCTCTTCTGGCACCGGCGCAGCGGCCCGAGCTGCTCGAGGCGCTTTCCGCGCGGGGCGTCACGGCGCTCGCCCTGGACGCGGTGCCGCGCATATCGCGGGCGCAGTCGATGGACGTGCTCAGCTCCATGGCGAACATCGCCGGGTACCGGGCCGTGATCGAGGCCGCGCACGTCTTCGGCCGCTTCTTCACCGGGCAGGTCACCGCGGCGGGCAAGGTGCCGCCGGCGAAGGTCCTCGTCGCCGGGGCCGGGGTCGCGGGGCTCGCCGCCGTCGGGGCCGCGTCCAGCCTCGGTGCGATCGTCCGCGCCACCGACCCCAGGCCGGAAGTCGCGGACCAGGTGCGGTCCCTGGGCGGCGAGTACCTCGCGGTGGACGTGGCCCAGGAGGAGAGCGCCGACGGCTACGCGAAGGCGACGTCGGCCGACTACGACCGTGCCGCGGCCCGGCTCTACCACGAACAGGCCCGTGACGTGGACGTCGTCATCACCACCGCGCTGATCCCCGGACGGCCCGCCCCGCGCCTGCTGACCGCCGCCGACGTGGCGGCGATGCGGCCCGGCAGTGTCGTCGTCGACATGGCCGCCGCCCAGGGCGGCAACGTCGAGGGGACCGTAGCGGGCCGGACCGTGGTGACCGGCAACGGTGTGACCGTCATCGGCTACACGGACCTGGCGGCCCGGCTGCCCGCCCAGGCGTCGCAGCTGTTCGGCACCAACCTGGTCAACCTGCTCCGGCTGCTCACCCCGGGCAAGGACGGCCGGATCGTCATCGACTTCGACGACGTGGTGCAGCGGACCGTGACCGTGGTCCGCGCGGGCACGGTCACCTGGCCTCCGCCACCGGTCGCCGTGTCGGCGGCGCCGCCCGCCACCGCGCCCCCGGCGACGTCGCCCGCCGCGCCGGTGGGCGGGAGACTGCGCCGGCTCACCCCGGCGGGGCGCTTCGGCCTGATCGGCCTCGGCATGCTGGCGACCTTCCTGCTGGTCGCCTTCGCTCCGGCCCAACTGGCGCAGAACTTCACGGTGTTCGCGCTGGCGGTGGTCATCGGCTACTACGTGATCGGCAAGGTCCACCACTCCCTGCACACCCCGCTGATGTCGGTGACCAACGCCATCTCGGGGATCGTGGTGATCGGCGCCCTCGTGCAGATC